From the genome of Streptacidiphilus rugosus AM-16, one region includes:
- a CDS encoding LuxR C-terminal-related transcriptional regulator: MVTGIRERRVERLIDTCYAGLDLPELTSEVLRRLPGILPVEAVFFAAVDPATLLFTSATAQEPLGGASPLFLDNEYGRDDVNKFTALARGPDNVTSLDRATRGRRCDSARYREIMAGLGLGDELRAALIAGHDCWGVLCLHRADAQAGFSSQDLGALRQVAPHLAEGLRRTVVKGALSHRGPETPGTPGVIVLDQRLALVSISPDAEQWLARLPGPRTVGLPVPVYSVAAHLAGPDAVPGTDGDRHGAVRLRTSDGQWLCLHATHLRGAAGDQIAVVVEPAPAVEIGSLILAAHGLTPAQTRVTSLVLEGCSTREIIARLHISAYTVQEHLTAVFARFGVRSRRELIAALLSSHGPSQED, from the coding sequence ATGGTCACCGGTATCCGGGAGCGACGTGTCGAACGACTGATAGACACCTGCTACGCGGGGCTGGACCTGCCCGAGCTCACCAGCGAGGTACTGCGTCGCTTGCCGGGCATCCTCCCCGTCGAAGCCGTGTTCTTCGCGGCTGTCGACCCGGCGACCCTGCTGTTCACCTCGGCGACGGCCCAGGAGCCCTTGGGCGGCGCCAGTCCACTCTTCCTGGACAACGAGTACGGGCGCGACGACGTGAACAAGTTCACCGCACTCGCCCGAGGCCCCGACAACGTCACGTCATTGGACCGGGCTACCCGGGGCCGCCGCTGCGACAGTGCCCGCTATCGGGAGATCATGGCCGGCCTGGGCCTGGGGGACGAGCTCCGGGCTGCCCTGATCGCCGGGCACGACTGCTGGGGCGTCCTGTGCCTGCACCGGGCCGACGCGCAGGCCGGCTTCTCCAGTCAGGACCTCGGTGCGCTGAGGCAGGTAGCCCCACACCTGGCCGAAGGCCTGCGCCGCACCGTCGTCAAGGGGGCGCTGAGCCACCGAGGGCCCGAAACGCCGGGCACCCCAGGCGTGATCGTGCTTGACCAGCGGCTCGCCCTCGTCTCGATCAGCCCGGACGCCGAACAATGGCTCGCCCGGCTGCCGGGGCCCCGGACCGTGGGACTCCCCGTACCCGTGTATTCCGTGGCAGCGCACCTGGCGGGACCCGACGCCGTCCCAGGTACGGACGGCGACCGCCACGGGGCCGTCCGGCTGAGGACCAGCGACGGTCAATGGCTGTGCCTGCACGCCACCCATCTGCGCGGCGCCGCAGGGGACCAGATCGCCGTGGTCGTCGAGCCTGCCCCCGCAGTCGAGATCGGGTCCCTCATCCTGGCCGCTCACGGCCTCACTCCGGCGCAGACTCGCGTGACCTCCCTGGTTCTGGAGGGCTGCTCGACCCGGGAGATCATCGCCCGGCTCCACATCTCCGCCTACACCGTCCAGGAGCATCTGACAGCCGTCTTCGCCCGATTCGGCGTCCGCAGCCGACGAGAGCTCATCGCCGCGCTCCTCTCCTCGCACGGGCCGAGCCAGGAGGACTGA
- a CDS encoding GTP-binding protein yields the protein MVSGPSLDRRPSLRERDYVAGGASQTAVKILVVGHFAVGKTTFIGSISEIEPLSTEETMTRAAQDLDDLKGVQGKTTTTVAMDFGRLTISERVVLYLFGTPGQLRFVQMWEDMARGALGALVLVDPERLADSFAVIDLIEQYGLGYAIAVNNFDGNPVRAEAALREALDLLEDTPVVTCDARDEESSAAALTTLVSYLLDRASYGVVRD from the coding sequence ATGGTCTCCGGGCCAAGTTTGGATCGACGACCGAGTCTGCGTGAGCGGGACTACGTCGCGGGCGGCGCCTCGCAGACCGCCGTCAAAATTCTCGTCGTCGGCCACTTCGCGGTGGGCAAGACCACGTTCATCGGCTCGATCTCCGAGATCGAGCCGTTGTCGACCGAGGAGACGATGACGCGCGCTGCGCAGGACCTGGATGACCTGAAGGGTGTGCAGGGCAAGACCACCACCACCGTCGCCATGGACTTCGGTCGGCTCACCATCAGCGAGCGAGTCGTCCTCTACCTGTTCGGCACACCCGGGCAGTTGCGGTTCGTGCAGATGTGGGAGGACATGGCCCGGGGCGCGCTCGGTGCACTGGTCCTGGTCGACCCGGAGCGGCTGGCCGACTCCTTCGCCGTGATCGACCTGATCGAGCAGTACGGCCTCGGCTACGCGATCGCGGTCAACAACTTCGACGGCAACCCCGTACGCGCGGAGGCCGCACTGCGGGAAGCTCTCGACCTCCTCGAGGACACTCCCGTCGTCACATGCGACGCGCGCGACGAGGAGTCGTCCGCCGCCGCCCTGACCACGCTCGTCAGCTACTTGCTGGACCGTGCAAGTTACGGGGTGGTCCGCGATTGA
- a CDS encoding cytochrome P450 produces the protein MDVRSSAPVPPPGCPAHSFGDRVPLYGPEFAADPQAYYSYLRHYGPTAPVELAPGVAATLVTDYQTALRLLQDPANFRKDSRRWRDLAEGRLPADSPVVPTLTYRPNALFSDGAEHMRLRQAITDTMARIDVHRLARSTEQVSNFLIAHFGVRGSADLLGDYAKQVSLMVFNELFGCPADIGDRVMFGTSGMFEGVNAEQAVGVLFGACGELVALKRSRPGDDVTSWLLQHPAKLTDEEMVYQLALLLASGSEPLRNLIGNTLHRVLTDDGYANKGGLIDEAIDDTLWENPPMANFMAHYPATDLEFAGQYVRAGDLLLVSIGAANTNPALAAARQAGSRAHLSWSAGPHACPSKEPARQIAVTAIENLLNKLPDVVLAVPEESLTWRPGPFSRGLASLPARFTPVEITHRSTVVQNPEPSGPVAPQSGKAERGGRWSQFLAWMKG, from the coding sequence ATGGACGTTCGCTCTTCCGCCCCCGTACCGCCGCCCGGCTGCCCGGCCCATTCCTTCGGTGACCGTGTGCCGCTCTACGGACCGGAGTTCGCCGCCGACCCGCAGGCCTACTACTCCTACCTGCGGCACTACGGGCCCACCGCCCCCGTCGAGCTTGCACCCGGCGTCGCCGCCACCCTGGTCACCGACTACCAGACCGCCCTGCGCCTCCTGCAGGACCCGGCGAACTTCCGCAAGGACTCACGGCGCTGGCGCGATCTCGCGGAGGGCAGGCTGCCGGCGGACAGCCCCGTCGTCCCGACGCTGACCTACCGGCCGAACGCCCTGTTCAGCGACGGCGCCGAGCACATGCGGCTGCGCCAGGCCATCACCGACACCATGGCCCGCATCGACGTGCACCGCCTCGCCCGCAGCACCGAGCAGGTCTCGAACTTCCTCATCGCCCACTTCGGAGTCCGCGGCTCCGCGGACCTGCTCGGCGACTACGCCAAGCAGGTGTCCCTCATGGTCTTCAACGAACTGTTCGGCTGCCCCGCCGACATCGGCGACCGGGTCATGTTCGGCACTTCCGGCATGTTCGAAGGCGTCAACGCCGAGCAAGCGGTCGGCGTGCTCTTCGGCGCCTGCGGGGAACTCGTGGCCCTCAAGCGCAGCCGTCCCGGTGACGACGTCACCTCGTGGCTGCTGCAGCACCCCGCCAAGCTGACCGACGAGGAGATGGTGTACCAGCTCGCGCTGCTGCTGGCCTCGGGCTCCGAGCCGCTGCGCAACCTGATCGGCAACACCCTGCACCGGGTGCTCACCGACGACGGGTACGCCAACAAGGGCGGCCTGATCGACGAAGCGATCGACGACACGCTGTGGGAGAACCCGCCCATGGCGAACTTCATGGCCCACTACCCGGCGACCGACCTGGAGTTCGCCGGACAGTACGTCCGGGCCGGCGATCTGCTCCTCGTCAGCATCGGTGCCGCCAACACGAACCCGGCCCTCGCCGCGGCACGGCAGGCGGGCAGCCGGGCGCATCTGTCGTGGAGCGCCGGACCCCACGCCTGCCCGTCCAAAGAGCCGGCCCGCCAGATCGCAGTCACCGCGATCGAGAACCTGCTGAACAAGCTGCCTGACGTCGTCCTGGCCGTGCCCGAGGAGAGCCTGACGTGGCGTCCGGGACCGTTCAGCCGCGGGCTGGCGTCCCTTCCGGCGCGCTTCACGCCCGTCGAAATCACACACCGGAGCACCGTAGTGCAGAATCCGGAACCGAGCGGGCCGGTGGCACCTCAGTCCGGCAAGGCCGAGCGTGGAGGGCGCTGGAGTCAGTTCCTCGCCTGGATGAAGGGTTAG
- a CDS encoding MBL fold metallo-hydrolase, with translation MSRTKVVPIPVMGRRNVNAYLLLGRRPVIVDAGIPGSGQKIIERITAHGIDPTDVSLIVITHGHIDHFGSAAELHRLTGAPIAGHVADLGPYRSGQVREPYLPTGPMGRLMARNRKLHVRAEPFEPAVLIRGETSLEDYGLAARIMPTPGHTAGSVSVLTDAGDLVAGDLIAGSFMGLIPGKPANPPFHDDPRQNLASLREMLALNPTTLHVGHGTPLDPDRVRQWADREHDRLARLEATGRLTTRSE, from the coding sequence ATGTCCCGCACGAAGGTCGTCCCGATCCCAGTCATGGGCCGACGCAACGTCAACGCCTATCTGCTGCTCGGCCGACGGCCGGTCATCGTCGACGCCGGAATCCCCGGCAGCGGCCAGAAGATCATCGAACGGATCACCGCCCACGGCATCGACCCCACCGACGTCTCGCTGATCGTCATCACCCACGGCCACATCGACCACTTCGGCTCCGCCGCCGAACTGCACCGGCTCACCGGCGCGCCCATCGCCGGCCACGTCGCCGACCTCGGGCCGTACCGCTCCGGCCAGGTCCGCGAACCGTACCTGCCCACCGGCCCGATGGGCCGCCTCATGGCCCGCAACCGCAAGCTCCACGTCCGGGCCGAACCCTTTGAACCGGCCGTGCTGATCCGCGGCGAGACGAGCCTGGAGGACTACGGGCTCGCGGCTCGCATCATGCCCACCCCGGGCCATACCGCCGGATCGGTCTCGGTCCTCACCGACGCCGGCGACCTCGTCGCCGGCGACCTGATCGCCGGCTCCTTCATGGGCCTGATCCCCGGCAAGCCCGCCAACCCGCCCTTCCACGACGACCCCCGGCAGAACCTCGCCAGCCTCCGCGAGATGCTCGCCCTCAACCCCACTACCCTGCACGTCGGCCACGGCACCCCGCTCGACCCCGACCGGGTACGGCAGTGGGCCGACCGGGAACACGACCGCCTCGCACGACTCGAAGCCACCGGACGCCTCACCACGCGTAGCGAGTGA
- a CDS encoding SpoIIE family protein phosphatase, whose amino-acid sequence MMGGDGRSPGGSGRAAGPIPPGALLDLLHVAAVVLDSNGRIVFWSPQAEEVFGYAAGEALGRSAVRLLVDDEDLELIMALFAEVMATGSSWAGAFPVRHKDGSRRLVEFRNMRLTNDHGEMFALGIAVDHTTLQRVETDLALSQRLIAQAPIGLALLDTELRYVMVNPALERINGLSAAEHLGRRPRDILPRLDSATIESGLRHVLLTGAPMLDQYIVGRTRADLDHDHAWSASYYRLEGPDGRVIGVANSVIDVSERHQAGIEADRARRRLALIAKASTRVGTTLEVQQTAQELADAAVPDLADLAAVDVLDALLEFRPARRADEDGPELFRALAVASAYPTDAASAADMVGEAAVYSADRLITRCVRTGRPVLVTRIGPEDMRRIARDSEAAATLRSAGAHSYLAVPLIARNEVLGAFDMLRARNPSPFDADDVLLAGELAARAAVAIDNARWHQSVRNVAETLQRSLLPGAPPRLPGLEVAAHYQPAQAAHEVGGDWYDIIPLPGDRTALVVGDVMGNGIDAAATMGRLRTATCAFADLDLDPHEVLTHLDKITGGLERYIATCQYAVYDPHRHQCRIANAGHLPPALAPAKGSPELLTLPTGAPLGVGGVPFETTTFDLHPGDRLVLYTDGLVETRHDPIDARLDALLRALDHPWRPLAESCLSLVDALRHPDDHDDVALLIAQAQPHAERPRSTDAPTERIGDDHGPARSIE is encoded by the coding sequence ATGATGGGCGGCGACGGGCGTTCCCCAGGCGGCAGCGGGCGCGCCGCGGGGCCGATACCGCCGGGCGCGCTGCTGGATCTGCTGCACGTGGCCGCCGTGGTCCTCGACAGCAACGGGCGAATCGTGTTCTGGAGCCCGCAGGCCGAGGAGGTGTTCGGGTACGCCGCCGGTGAGGCGCTGGGCCGGTCCGCGGTTCGGCTCCTGGTCGATGACGAGGACCTTGAGCTGATCATGGCTCTGTTCGCCGAGGTCATGGCCACAGGGTCGTCATGGGCGGGTGCGTTCCCGGTGCGGCACAAGGACGGCAGTCGTCGGCTGGTGGAGTTCCGCAACATGCGGCTGACCAACGACCACGGTGAGATGTTCGCCTTGGGCATCGCCGTCGACCACACGACCCTGCAGCGAGTGGAGACCGACCTGGCCTTGTCGCAGCGCCTGATCGCCCAGGCCCCGATCGGGCTGGCGCTGCTGGACACCGAGCTGCGGTACGTGATGGTCAATCCCGCGCTGGAGCGCATCAACGGTCTCTCGGCCGCCGAACACCTGGGCCGCCGGCCGCGGGACATCCTGCCCCGCTTGGACAGCGCCACCATCGAATCGGGACTGCGCCACGTGCTGCTGACCGGTGCGCCGATGCTGGACCAGTACATCGTCGGCCGTACCCGGGCGGACCTCGACCACGACCATGCCTGGTCCGCGTCCTACTACCGGCTGGAAGGCCCAGATGGCCGGGTGATCGGGGTGGCGAACTCCGTGATCGACGTGAGCGAGCGCCACCAGGCCGGTATCGAGGCGGACCGCGCGCGCCGGCGCTTGGCGCTGATCGCGAAGGCCTCGACCCGGGTGGGCACCACGCTGGAGGTGCAGCAGACGGCCCAGGAACTTGCCGACGCTGCCGTCCCCGACCTTGCCGACCTGGCGGCGGTCGATGTCCTGGACGCGCTCCTGGAGTTCCGGCCGGCCCGCCGGGCCGATGAGGATGGGCCGGAACTGTTCCGGGCGCTCGCGGTCGCCAGCGCCTATCCGACCGACGCCGCCTCCGCGGCCGACATGGTGGGCGAAGCGGCCGTGTACAGCGCCGACCGCCTGATCACCCGGTGCGTGCGGACCGGGCGGCCGGTCCTGGTCACCCGTATCGGTCCCGAGGACATGCGGCGCATCGCCCGCGACAGCGAGGCCGCCGCCACGCTCCGGTCCGCCGGCGCCCACTCGTATCTGGCCGTCCCGTTGATTGCCCGCAACGAGGTGCTGGGCGCGTTCGACATGCTGCGGGCCCGGAACCCGTCCCCCTTCGACGCAGACGACGTCCTGCTCGCGGGCGAGCTGGCCGCCCGCGCCGCGGTCGCGATCGACAACGCCCGCTGGCACCAGAGCGTCCGCAACGTGGCGGAGACCCTGCAGCGCAGCCTGCTCCCCGGGGCCCCGCCCCGCCTGCCGGGGCTGGAAGTCGCCGCCCACTACCAGCCGGCTCAGGCCGCCCACGAGGTCGGCGGCGACTGGTACGACATCATCCCCCTGCCGGGCGACCGCACCGCCCTGGTCGTCGGGGATGTCATGGGCAACGGCATCGACGCCGCCGCGACTATGGGTCGCCTGCGGACCGCCACCTGCGCCTTCGCCGACCTCGACCTTGACCCTCACGAGGTCCTCACCCACCTCGACAAGATCACCGGCGGGCTCGAGCGCTACATCGCCACCTGCCAGTACGCCGTCTACGACCCGCACCGCCACCAGTGCCGGATAGCCAACGCGGGCCATCTTCCCCCGGCCCTCGCCCCCGCCAAGGGCTCACCGGAACTGCTGACCCTGCCCACAGGCGCTCCACTGGGCGTCGGCGGCGTCCCGTTCGAGACGACCACGTTCGACCTGCACCCCGGGGACCGGCTCGTCCTGTACACCGACGGGCTCGTCGAGACCCGGCACGATCCGATCGACGCCCGCCTCGACGCGCTGCTGCGCGCCCTCGACCATCCGTGGCGGCCCCTTGCCGAGTCGTGCCTGTCGCTGGTCGACGCTCTGCGGCACCCGGACGACCACGACGACGTCGCGCTCCTCATCGCCCAGGCCCAGCCGCACGCTGAACGCCCCAGGAGCACCGATGCCCCTACGGAACGGATCGGAGACGATCATGGACCGGCCAGGAGCATCGAGTGA
- a CDS encoding serine/threonine-protein kinase, with the protein MQDRLLGGRYRMVRQLGQGGMGQVWEAHDTTNLRRSVAIKMITSLAGGEGEADEARARFLREARITSHLQHPNIVTVHDLVEVDDGSSKVLLLVMELLRGEGLDAVLRRGPVPLARAAEWGAQVCDALAEAHRSGVLHRDIKPSNIQILPSGATKILDFGIARAADPAATGDRLTQTGFIVGTLPYMSPEQLNGRPEARSDLYALGCVLFEMITGRLPFQAPDTVGYITAHVSQRPPAPSSIRPGIPPAWDELVLTLLSKEPRRRYSSAVDTARVLRGLGSDVWHPPTILDARTPEPEPTGRAEAVRGVAAQATVSAARAEEETPPSGEVPRNEPNWEWARKPQPPGPTGPPLMAVQPAGFPRPLSRHAYGLLTKLLVSAAIIAMWATSYHLTHKNDSLALTGPTMVVFVLVILGCVGAQAIRLATDRRKPRSRISLDTDRLTVEQEVDQGGRTVVTSFSIKRSSIERIGIQGLGREACVVVRFTAADAPSPEWLRHNGITHRPLRGGYVLRRPARVAFALWSANAMLRRLRIEFADYAQGHVAGGDRDRR; encoded by the coding sequence GTGCAGGATCGGCTTCTCGGCGGCCGCTACCGGATGGTGCGACAGCTGGGCCAGGGCGGCATGGGGCAGGTCTGGGAGGCCCACGACACCACCAACCTGAGACGCTCGGTCGCAATCAAGATGATCACATCACTGGCCGGCGGTGAAGGGGAGGCCGACGAGGCGCGAGCTCGCTTCCTGCGCGAGGCGAGGATCACCAGCCACCTTCAGCACCCCAACATCGTCACGGTCCACGACCTCGTCGAGGTCGACGACGGGAGCAGCAAGGTCCTGCTGCTGGTGATGGAGCTGCTGCGGGGCGAGGGCCTTGACGCTGTGCTGCGCCGCGGGCCGGTCCCCCTGGCACGGGCGGCCGAGTGGGGCGCGCAGGTCTGCGACGCGCTCGCGGAGGCGCACCGCTCGGGGGTCCTGCACCGGGACATCAAGCCGTCCAACATCCAGATCCTGCCGTCGGGCGCGACGAAAATCCTGGACTTCGGTATCGCGCGGGCGGCCGACCCCGCCGCCACCGGAGACCGGCTCACGCAGACCGGCTTCATCGTCGGCACCCTCCCGTACATGTCGCCCGAGCAGCTGAACGGAAGGCCCGAGGCGCGCAGCGACCTCTATGCGCTGGGCTGCGTGCTCTTCGAGATGATCACCGGGCGGCTGCCCTTCCAGGCGCCTGACACCGTCGGTTACATCACGGCCCATGTCAGCCAGCGGCCTCCGGCCCCCAGCAGCATCAGGCCAGGTATCCCGCCAGCCTGGGACGAGCTCGTCCTGACACTGCTGAGCAAGGAGCCACGCCGCCGGTACTCCAGCGCGGTCGACACCGCCCGCGTTCTGCGCGGACTTGGCAGCGACGTCTGGCATCCGCCGACGATCCTGGATGCCCGAACGCCCGAGCCAGAGCCGACAGGGCGGGCCGAGGCCGTCCGTGGGGTCGCGGCACAGGCCACAGTGTCGGCCGCCCGGGCAGAGGAGGAAACCCCTCCTTCGGGGGAAGTACCGAGGAACGAACCGAACTGGGAGTGGGCGCGGAAGCCGCAGCCTCCCGGGCCGACCGGCCCGCCACTCATGGCGGTCCAACCGGCAGGATTTCCTCGACCGTTGAGTCGGCACGCCTACGGACTCCTCACGAAACTGCTCGTCAGCGCTGCCATCATTGCCATGTGGGCGACGAGCTACCACCTAACCCACAAGAACGACAGCCTCGCCCTCACCGGCCCGACCATGGTCGTGTTCGTCCTCGTCATCCTCGGATGCGTCGGCGCGCAGGCCATCCGCCTTGCGACGGACCGCAGGAAACCGCGGAGCCGGATCAGTCTCGACACCGACCGTCTGACCGTGGAACAGGAAGTCGACCAGGGGGGTCGCACGGTCGTCACCTCGTTCTCGATCAAGCGTTCCTCGATCGAGCGGATCGGGATCCAGGGGTTAGGACGCGAGGCCTGCGTCGTCGTCCGGTTCACAGCCGCCGATGCACCTTCCCCCGAGTGGCTGCGCCATAACGGCATCACCCACCGCCCCCTCAGGGGCGGCTACGTGCTGCGCCGACCGGCCCGCGTCGCCTTCGCGCTGTGGTCCGCCAACGCCATGCTGCGCCGACTACGCATCGAGTTCGCCGACTACGCTCAAGGGCACGTAGCAGGGGGCGATCGAGACCGACGCTAG
- a CDS encoding cupin domain-containing protein encodes MPKISKLTASKVQQFGPVTDRREDMEGYTVEFVSFAADADLDGPLKALPGGQCPCPHWGYVFAGHVRFVFDDHEEVYEEGDAFYTPPGHRPYVDVGTELLQFSPTEQLAELERAIAEWMSQQQGG; translated from the coding sequence ATGCCGAAGATCTCCAAACTCACCGCATCCAAGGTGCAGCAGTTCGGTCCGGTGACCGACCGGCGCGAGGACATGGAGGGTTATACGGTCGAGTTCGTGTCCTTCGCGGCGGACGCCGACCTCGACGGTCCTCTCAAGGCTCTGCCTGGGGGTCAGTGCCCCTGCCCTCACTGGGGCTACGTCTTTGCCGGACATGTGCGCTTCGTCTTCGACGACCACGAGGAGGTCTACGAAGAAGGTGATGCGTTCTACACCCCGCCCGGTCACCGGCCCTACGTCGACGTCGGCACCGAACTTCTGCAATTCAGTCCAACCGAACAGCTCGCCGAACTTGAGCGGGCCATCGCGGAGTGGATGAGCCAGCAGCAAGGCGGTTGA
- a CDS encoding ester cyclase, translating into MDTIEQNKQTVIAFIDALFTRGDLSAVETYLAEDFINHDPPVGVGPDREGMRAAGALFRQGFPDWHSDLGLLVGEGDLVVEEFTARGTQRGEVMGVAGDGRAVVLRGINIFRVRDGRIVERWGRLDELGLLRQLGLVPTPTAA; encoded by the coding sequence ATGGACACTATTGAGCAGAACAAGCAAACCGTGATCGCTTTCATCGACGCGCTGTTCACCAGGGGCGACCTGTCGGCCGTCGAGACCTACCTTGCGGAGGACTTCATCAACCACGACCCGCCGGTCGGCGTCGGCCCGGACCGGGAGGGCATGCGCGCCGCAGGCGCGCTGTTCCGCCAGGGGTTTCCCGACTGGCACTCCGACCTGGGTCTCCTTGTCGGCGAGGGGGACCTGGTCGTCGAGGAGTTCACCGCCCGCGGCACCCAGCGCGGCGAGGTGATGGGCGTCGCAGGGGACGGGCGTGCGGTCGTCCTCAGAGGGATCAACATCTTCCGGGTCCGAGACGGTCGGATCGTGGAGCGTTGGGGGCGACTGGACGAGCTCGGCCTGCTGCGCCAGCTCGGCCTCGTGCCCACGCCGACAGCGGCGTAG
- a CDS encoding tryptophan dimethylallyltransferase family protein: protein MCRGLGLRQPLSGPATDRLHEYLRPWADIPVGRTAPFPSYVANDGFPAEMSVKWSGRRPELRILFEALGASRPVTAQSNRTAAAALTERLAGEPLVSLDRYGKVADLFAPDADLAAPPVPVWHSLAWRPGHPPAFKVYFGLHSLAPQKRYAMVTEAMERLAMGTAWAHTSAGVAVGTETDGAERELEFFALDLYGDHRARAKVYFRNHTSSVRTLEQMASLARAHDPDRARSAFRTLLGAAPDAAGDTPLTCLAFRPDGDGADESTTYFRVSSFTASDAEAAARIGALMAHERIDPQRHHTLLEAVAPQPLTRIRGLQELVSYRSLGHSSDVSVYFRFPVYAPQNPQPGPLPLPSRRIPQEVESV, encoded by the coding sequence ATGTGCCGCGGGCTCGGCCTGCGGCAACCCCTGAGCGGGCCGGCGACGGACCGGCTCCACGAGTATCTCCGGCCATGGGCCGATATACCCGTAGGACGCACAGCTCCGTTCCCCTCGTACGTCGCCAACGACGGGTTCCCCGCCGAGATGTCGGTGAAGTGGTCCGGGAGAAGACCGGAGCTGCGCATCCTGTTCGAGGCGTTGGGCGCCTCCAGGCCTGTCACCGCGCAATCCAACCGGACCGCCGCGGCAGCGCTGACGGAACGGCTGGCCGGCGAGCCACTGGTGAGCCTGGACCGGTACGGGAAGGTCGCCGACCTGTTCGCGCCTGATGCCGACCTGGCGGCGCCGCCCGTGCCCGTCTGGCACTCCCTGGCCTGGCGGCCAGGGCATCCACCGGCCTTCAAGGTCTACTTCGGATTGCACTCCCTGGCTCCGCAGAAACGTTACGCCATGGTGACCGAGGCGATGGAACGTCTGGCCATGGGCACCGCATGGGCCCACACCTCCGCGGGAGTCGCCGTAGGGACAGAGACCGACGGGGCCGAGCGCGAGCTGGAGTTCTTCGCCCTGGACCTGTACGGCGATCACCGAGCCCGGGCCAAGGTCTACTTCCGCAACCACACCAGCAGCGTCCGGACCCTGGAGCAGATGGCCTCGCTCGCGCGGGCCCATGACCCGGACCGGGCCCGCTCGGCCTTCCGGACGCTGCTCGGCGCGGCTCCCGACGCCGCCGGAGACACCCCGCTGACCTGCTTGGCCTTCCGGCCCGACGGCGACGGCGCCGACGAATCGACCACCTACTTCCGGGTGTCGAGTTTCACCGCGTCCGATGCCGAAGCCGCAGCCAGAATCGGCGCGCTGATGGCGCACGAGCGCATAGACCCGCAACGACACCACACCCTCCTCGAGGCCGTGGCACCACAGCCGCTGACGCGGATCCGCGGCCTCCAGGAGCTGGTCAGCTACCGCTCGCTCGGCCACAGCAGCGACGTGTCGGTCTACTTCAGGTTTCCGGTCTACGCCCCGCAGAACCCCCAGCCCGGTCCCCTGCCACTGCCGTCCCGACGAATCCCCCAGGAGGTCGAATCCGTATGA
- a CDS encoding transposase, whose protein sequence is MAEPWLARCESTLHERRGAERRRGAGAGPKHDLVFTDRVLVTLVHLRTGLPHAALAELYGTARSTISRAIGEIRPLLAARGFAVPDRPGVRLRTLADVFAYAEAEGITLRIDGAETQVRRPRANRPGRRAFVSGKKKQNTIKTTTVSDGQGRLLWSGADRPGRMHDQTAMRTEGIAEQFRLHPQGGAEVDEGYRGLANEFPNQVGTPPKKPKDDAPLGERYAWREMRRRQSSNRICVEHTNAELRQWRPLQRYTGPREDYAETHRAIASLVSDRFARRPTCRKPSTELVLARRAAC, encoded by the coding sequence TTGGCAGAACCGTGGCTGGCCCGGTGCGAGTCCACGCTGCACGAGCGGCGTGGCGCTGAGCGGCGGCGAGGGGCCGGTGCCGGGCCAAAGCACGACCTGGTCTTCACCGACCGGGTGCTGGTCACCCTGGTTCATCTGCGCACCGGGCTCCCGCATGCGGCACTGGCCGAGCTATACGGGACGGCCCGCTCCACGATCTCCCGTGCCATCGGCGAGATCCGCCCGCTGCTGGCGGCGCGCGGCTTCGCCGTCCCCGACCGCCCCGGCGTGCGGCTGCGCACCCTGGCAGACGTGTTCGCCTACGCCGAGGCGGAGGGCATCACGCTGCGGATCGACGGAGCCGAGACCCAGGTGCGCCGGCCCAGGGCCAACCGGCCGGGACGGCGGGCCTTCGTATCCGGCAAGAAGAAGCAGAACACCATCAAGACCACCACCGTCAGCGACGGGCAGGGCCGCCTGCTGTGGTCGGGCGCGGACCGGCCCGGCCGCATGCACGATCAGACCGCGATGCGCACCGAGGGCATCGCCGAGCAGTTCCGGCTCCACCCGCAGGGGGGAGCCGAGGTCGACGAGGGCTACCGGGGCCTGGCCAACGAGTTCCCCAACCAGGTCGGCACCCCGCCCAAGAAGCCGAAGGACGACGCGCCGCTCGGCGAGCGGTACGCCTGGCGGGAGATGCGCCGACGGCAGTCCTCGAACCGGATCTGCGTCGAGCACACCAATGCCGAGTTGCGGCAGTGGCGACCGCTCCAGCGCTACACCGGCCCGCGCGAGGACTACGCCGAGACCCACCGTGCGATCGCCTCGCTTGTCTCGGACCGCTTTGCCCGTCGGCCGACCTGCCGCAAGCCGAGCACCGAACTGGTGCTCGCCCGACGGGCGGCCTGCTGA